A window of Mucilaginibacter paludis DSM 18603 contains these coding sequences:
- a CDS encoding RNA polymerase sigma factor, whose product MQTKLTDIELIDQSLAGNQAAYADLVKRHQRFVFTLALRFAKGREDAEEITQDCFVKAYRSLSSFQRQSKFSTWLYSIVYTTAMTFLRKKRVDTTSIDNEETYIQLENHTSGMENNMAESKSRSFYLNQAIEQLLPDDAMIITLFYKAEQSLEEIAQAMGMEANTVKVKLFRARQRLKDKLEHNLKHEARELI is encoded by the coding sequence ATGCAAACAAAGCTTACAGATATTGAATTGATAGACCAATCCCTGGCGGGTAACCAGGCTGCTTACGCGGATCTGGTAAAGCGCCATCAACGCTTTGTTTTCACGTTAGCATTGCGCTTTGCAAAAGGCCGGGAAGATGCCGAGGAGATTACACAGGATTGTTTTGTAAAAGCGTACCGCTCTTTGTCGTCATTTCAGCGGCAGTCTAAATTCAGCACCTGGCTTTATAGCATTGTTTATACAACCGCCATGACATTTTTGCGGAAGAAAAGAGTTGATACCACCTCTATTGATAACGAAGAGACCTATATTCAATTAGAAAATCATACCTCGGGCATGGAAAACAATATGGCCGAAAGCAAATCCAGGTCGTTTTACTTAAACCAGGCCATTGAGCAGTTATTGCCCGACGATGCCATGATTATTACCTTGTTCTATAAAGCGGAGCAATCGCTCGAAGAAATAGCGCAGGCCATGGGCATGGAGGCCAATACAGTTAAGGTTAAACTATTTAGAGCACGCCAGCGTTTAAAAGACAAGCTGGAGCACAATTTAAAACACGAAGCGAGGGAGCTGATATGA
- a CDS encoding DUF6249 domain-containing protein: MNPALLIPILVPLAMFALIFGIVYLHKREKMAMIERGMDPRAYKTQPMPAPYRNLKWGLLLIGSGLGLFLAYLLDHTVFTHSQDENEAIYFSLIGIFGGIGLVISYLVEKRETIDKKVDGI; the protein is encoded by the coding sequence ATGAATCCAGCATTATTAATACCCATCCTTGTCCCCTTAGCCATGTTTGCTTTGATATTTGGGATAGTTTACCTGCACAAAAGAGAAAAAATGGCCATGATTGAGCGCGGCATGGACCCCCGGGCATATAAAACCCAACCTATGCCCGCACCCTACCGCAATTTAAAATGGGGCTTGCTGTTGATAGGATCTGGACTGGGCTTATTTTTAGCTTACCTATTAGATCATACCGTTTTTACACACAGTCAGGATGAAAACGAAGCGATCTATTTTTCGTTGATCGGCATATTTGGAGGTATCGGCCTGGTGATATCATACCTTGTCGAAAAACGGGAAACGATTGATAAGAAAGTTGATGGTATATAG
- a CDS encoding hotdog fold thioesterase: MSRIWFADIKVDSINDSPKNHIGALLGIEFTEIGDDYIKATMPVDARTHQPFGILHGGASVVLAETMGSIASALIVDPEKYMAVGQEVNANHLRPVKSGLVTGICTPIHIGGKTHVWDIKIYDDRGKMNCISRLTVAIVPRV, encoded by the coding sequence ATGAGCAGGATCTGGTTTGCTGATATAAAGGTAGATTCAATTAATGATAGCCCTAAAAATCATATCGGCGCATTGTTAGGCATTGAGTTTACCGAGATTGGCGATGACTACATTAAGGCAACTATGCCGGTTGATGCCCGTACGCACCAGCCCTTTGGCATTTTACACGGCGGCGCCTCCGTGGTATTAGCCGAAACTATGGGCAGCATTGCTTCGGCTTTAATTGTTGACCCGGAAAAATATATGGCCGTTGGGCAGGAGGTAAATGCCAATCATTTACGCCCGGTAAAATCGGGCCTGGTAACAGGGATATGTACGCCCATACACATCGGCGGCAAAACGCATGTATGGGATATTAAAATTTACGACGATCGCGGCAAAATGAACTGCATCAGCAGGCTGACGGTGGCAATAGTGCCGAGAGTGTAG
- a CDS encoding DinB family protein, which translates to MAKPITGEYAPVHETYISKVGEGDIIEILKSQQESTYAFFKNRPTHKATYAYAEGKWTVKQVLGHMIDTERIMTYRALRIARNDATPLPGFEQDDYVANSRHNDFDLMDMAEEFKLLRQVNLYFFKSLNNEEKQRAGLASNYSVTVNALLYIIAGHEAHHLQILKERY; encoded by the coding sequence ATGGCTAAACCAATTACAGGCGAATATGCACCGGTGCATGAAACCTACATCAGCAAAGTAGGCGAAGGCGATATTATAGAGATCTTGAAAAGCCAGCAGGAGAGCACTTATGCCTTTTTTAAAAACCGGCCCACCCATAAAGCAACTTACGCTTATGCCGAAGGCAAATGGACGGTTAAGCAGGTGCTGGGCCACATGATAGATACCGAGCGGATTATGACCTACCGTGCCTTACGCATTGCCCGTAACGACGCTACGCCCTTGCCGGGTTTTGAACAGGATGATTATGTGGCCAACTCGCGCCATAACGATTTTGACTTGATGGATATGGCTGAAGAGTTTAAACTGTTGCGCCAGGTTAACCTGTATTTTTTTAAAAGCCTGAACAACGAGGAAAAACAACGCGCCGGTTTGGCCAGCAATTACAGCGTAACTGTAAATGCCTTGCTATACATTATTGCGGGGCACGAAGCACACCACCTGCAAATACTTAAAGAACGCTACTGA
- a CDS encoding sensor histidine kinase has protein sequence MNPYENKRRWKYLLLSFAVIIASGSLLYTNYLVKGIAKSERTRAEVWALSMRQLFEIDDNDFYNYVTAVRDSLAVPAIVVDETGDFKFARGLDSTKTFIQDPSKQPKKKNVKFDIRYFRAQLDYMKSQHEPIKITIFSNEYWLVYYQDSPLLTQLKVFPYIQLSLIAVFLLVAYTAFNSSRKSEQNQVWVGLAKETAHQLGTPISSLLAWIELLKDKFNAESDPLIAEMENDVKRLEIVADRFSKIGSKPVLEVHSVYDVIKDYVDYFKFRVSNKIHFDVKGDPNLRAGLNVPLFDWVLENLLKNAINAIDNTGSILVEISTNPTKKQILIDVTDTGKGIPKSKFLTVFQPGYTTRKRGWGLGLSLTKRIIQNYHEGQIFVKDSELGKGTTFRIILKNRTNG, from the coding sequence ATGAATCCATACGAAAACAAACGCCGTTGGAAATATTTACTGCTCTCGTTCGCGGTAATTATAGCAAGCGGATCATTATTGTACACCAATTACCTGGTAAAGGGCATTGCAAAATCTGAGCGCACGCGTGCCGAGGTGTGGGCCCTGAGCATGCGGCAATTGTTTGAGATTGACGATAACGACTTTTACAATTACGTTACCGCCGTTAGGGATAGCCTGGCCGTGCCCGCCATTGTGGTTGACGAAACCGGCGACTTTAAGTTTGCCAGAGGATTAGATTCAACCAAAACTTTTATACAAGACCCCTCCAAGCAACCTAAAAAAAAGAACGTTAAGTTTGATATCCGCTATTTTAGAGCGCAGCTGGATTATATGAAAAGCCAGCACGAGCCTATTAAAATAACAATTTTTAGTAACGAGTACTGGCTGGTTTATTACCAGGATTCGCCTTTGCTTACCCAGCTAAAGGTATTCCCTTATATACAATTGTCGTTAATTGCGGTGTTTTTACTCGTTGCGTATACAGCATTTAATTCGTCGCGAAAATCCGAACAAAACCAGGTTTGGGTAGGTTTGGCTAAAGAGACCGCGCACCAGTTGGGTACCCCGATATCATCGTTACTGGCCTGGATTGAGTTGCTGAAAGATAAATTTAATGCCGAGTCGGATCCGCTGATTGCCGAAATGGAAAACGACGTCAAGCGGTTGGAGATTGTGGCCGACCGGTTTTCAAAGATAGGGTCGAAGCCGGTGCTTGAGGTACATTCGGTTTATGATGTGATTAAAGATTATGTGGATTATTTTAAATTTCGCGTAAGCAACAAAATACATTTCGATGTAAAAGGCGACCCGAACTTAAGAGCCGGGCTTAATGTGCCCCTGTTTGATTGGGTGTTGGAGAACTTATTGAAGAACGCCATTAACGCTATTGATAACACCGGCAGCATACTGGTTGAAATATCAACCAACCCTACCAAAAAACAGATATTGATTGATGTAACCGATACCGGGAAAGGAATACCTAAATCGAAATTTTTAACCGTTTTTCAGCCTGGTTATACAACACGTAAACGCGGCTGGGGCCTGGGGCTTTCGCTTACCAAGCGGATTATCCAGAACTATCACGAAGGGCAAATTTTTGTAAAAGACTCTGAACTGGGTAAGGGTACTACTTTCCGGATCATCTTAAAAAACCGAACCAATGGCTAA
- the gltX gene encoding glutamate--tRNA ligase: MSSSKVRVRFAPSPTGGLHLGGVRTALFNYLFAKKHKGDFVLRIEDTDQTRYVEGAEDYILDCLKWCGITPDESPLVGGHYAPYRQSERKSIYREYAERLVAQGHAYYAFDTPEELDHARKEIPNFQYGQVYRDTLRNSLSLKTAEVEHLLDNGVPHVIRIKIPADESVRFHDMIRGDVSFETNLVDDKVLLKADGMPTYHLAVVVDDYLMKITHAFRGEEWLPSAPIHILLWKYLGWEAEMPQWAHLPLILKPDGHGKLSKRDGARLGFPVYAMNWLDAKTGELTPGFRELGFLPEAFVNLLAMLGWNAGTDQEIFTIEELIENFSIERISKAGAKFDFEKAKWYNAEWIKKTDAGSLMPEVKAVLEDKGITVADDDYLVTVINTVKDRCTLLADFYQQAGYFFQIPAEYDLNAVKPKWSDTKTLFFSELMTRFDEAEVWEAMQLEIIFKYLTEEKALKIGDVMLPFRIMLVGGKFGPHVFDIAALLGKEETVKRIEAALTAFTA, from the coding sequence ATGTCAAGTTCTAAAGTCCGTGTCCGTTTTGCACCAAGCCCTACCGGTGGTTTACACCTGGGCGGCGTGCGTACCGCATTGTTTAATTATTTGTTTGCCAAAAAACACAAAGGCGATTTTGTGTTACGTATTGAAGATACCGACCAAACCCGCTATGTGGAAGGTGCCGAAGATTATATACTTGACTGCCTGAAATGGTGCGGCATTACGCCCGACGAAAGCCCACTGGTCGGCGGCCATTACGCGCCTTACCGCCAGAGCGAGCGCAAATCCATCTATCGCGAATATGCCGAAAGATTAGTTGCCCAGGGCCATGCTTACTATGCCTTTGATACCCCCGAAGAGCTTGACCATGCCCGCAAAGAAATACCTAACTTTCAATACGGGCAGGTTTATCGCGATACTTTACGTAATTCGCTATCGCTTAAAACTGCCGAGGTTGAACACCTGCTGGATAACGGTGTTCCGCATGTGATCCGGATAAAAATACCAGCCGACGAGAGCGTACGTTTTCACGACATGATCCGTGGCGACGTGAGCTTTGAAACCAACCTGGTTGATGATAAAGTATTACTCAAAGCGGATGGTATGCCCACCTACCATTTGGCAGTAGTGGTTGACGATTATTTAATGAAGATAACCCACGCCTTCCGCGGCGAAGAGTGGTTGCCATCGGCACCTATTCATATTTTGTTGTGGAAGTATTTGGGTTGGGAGGCCGAGATGCCGCAGTGGGCACATTTACCGCTGATACTAAAACCCGACGGGCACGGCAAACTCAGCAAACGCGATGGCGCGCGCTTAGGTTTCCCGGTTTATGCCATGAACTGGCTGGATGCCAAAACCGGCGAACTTACCCCAGGATTTCGCGAACTGGGTTTTTTACCCGAAGCCTTTGTAAACCTGTTGGCCATGCTGGGCTGGAATGCCGGTACCGACCAGGAGATTTTTACCATTGAGGAGCTGATTGAAAACTTCTCTATCGAGCGAATAAGCAAAGCGGGGGCCAAGTTTGATTTTGAAAAAGCCAAATGGTATAATGCCGAATGGATCAAGAAAACCGATGCCGGAAGCCTGATGCCCGAAGTTAAGGCAGTATTGGAGGATAAGGGAATTACTGTAGCCGATGACGATTATTTGGTAACCGTTATTAATACCGTAAAAGACCGGTGTACTTTGTTGGCCGACTTTTATCAACAAGCAGGGTACTTTTTCCAAATCCCGGCGGAGTACGACCTCAACGCTGTTAAGCCGAAGTGGAGCGATACCAAAACTTTATTTTTTAGCGAATTGATGACCAGGTTTGATGAAGCCGAAGTTTGGGAAGCCATGCAACTGGAGATTATATTTAAATACCTTACCGAAGAAAAGGCTCTTAAAATTGGCGATGTGATGCTGCCTTTCCGCATTATGCTGGTGGGTGGTAAATTTGGCCCGCATGTGTTTGATATCGCGGCACTGTTGGGTAAAGAAGAAACAGTTAAAAGGATTGAAGCGGCATTAACCGCATTTACAGCCTAA
- a CDS encoding low molecular weight protein-tyrosine-phosphatase — protein sequence MKILMVCLGNICRSPLAHGVMENLVKKEGLDWTVDSAGTGDWHVGQGPDRRSVAEARSHGIDISGQICRQFSVRDFDDFDLIVVMDQNNRKDVLAQARNQADQKKVRLLLGDRNVPDPYHDDSQFDPVYKMVEAGCRQLIKDLIRGQ from the coding sequence ATGAAGATATTAATGGTTTGCCTGGGCAACATTTGCCGTTCGCCCCTGGCACATGGTGTAATGGAAAACCTGGTTAAAAAAGAAGGCTTAGACTGGACGGTTGACTCTGCCGGTACCGGCGATTGGCACGTGGGCCAGGGGCCCGACCGCCGCTCCGTAGCCGAAGCCCGCAGCCACGGCATCGACATCAGCGGGCAAATTTGCAGGCAGTTCAGCGTGCGCGACTTTGATGACTTTGATTTGATTGTGGTGATGGACCAAAATAACAGGAAAGATGTACTGGCACAAGCCCGAAACCAGGCGGATCAAAAAAAAGTAAGATTATTGCTGGGCGACCGCAACGTGCCTGACCCTTATCATGACGACAGCCAGTTTGACCCGGTTTATAAAATGGTGGAGGCAGGCTGCAGGCAATTGATTAAAGATCTGATCAGGGGCCAATAG
- a CDS encoding GNAT family N-acetyltransferase, whose amino-acid sequence MKIITRTNRLVIREFLPEEEPLFIELFTDERLTAYLPKRNVDDLKALFKDIIANYTAGIQLTRWAVFTGEDNRFVGLCLLKYIDNEPYNAELGYVLHHEFAGKGMATEISEALLAYGFKERHLAEVFAVTAPANIASQQVLKKVGLVQGGNILRNGEELSYFRIKSWEWLNLNSAG is encoded by the coding sequence ATGAAGATCATCACCCGAACGAACCGCCTCGTCATCCGTGAATTTTTACCGGAGGAGGAGCCGCTATTTATAGAGTTGTTTACAGATGAACGGCTTACCGCTTATTTGCCCAAAAGAAATGTGGACGACCTTAAAGCCCTGTTTAAAGATATTATTGCTAACTATACCGCTGGTATACAGTTAACGCGCTGGGCCGTATTTACTGGGGAGGATAATCGTTTTGTGGGCCTGTGCCTTTTAAAGTATATTGATAACGAGCCTTACAATGCCGAACTGGGTTATGTGCTGCATCATGAATTTGCAGGAAAGGGAATGGCTACCGAAATATCTGAAGCACTGCTGGCCTATGGTTTTAAAGAAAGGCACCTTGCCGAGGTTTTCGCTGTGACGGCTCCGGCTAATATCGCCTCGCAACAGGTGCTCAAAAAGGTGGGCCTGGTTCAGGGTGGCAATATATTACGCAATGGCGAAGAGCTGTCTTATTTCAGGATCAAGTCATGGGAGTGGTTAAACCTGAATAGCGCCGGATAA
- the hisS gene encoding histidine--tRNA ligase — translation MASIKPSVPRGTRDFSPTEMVKRNYIFDTIKSVFRKYGYQQIETPAMENLSTLMGKYGDEGDKLIFKILNSGDFLSKVDAQKLSAHNSQQIIADISEKALRYDLTVPFARYVVMHQNEITFPFKRFQVQPVWRADRPQKGRYREFYQCDADVVGSDSLLNEAEFVLIYDEALSNLGLKDFTIKINNRKILSGIAEVIDKPDQIIDLTVAIDKLDKIGLDGVIKELNEKGFTDTDISKLKPVILLEGSNEEKLASLRQALQNSAIGLKGCDEIESIFNYLKSFNLQKATVELDITLARGLNYYTGAIFEVKTNEVAMGSIGGGGRYDDLTGMFGLKGLTGAGISFGADRIYDVLEELKLFPDAAGQTTQVLICCFDNDGETYALPFLQELRSREIRSELYPAGSKMKKQLDYANAKQIPYVIVIGSDEMESGLLSFKNMLTGDQEKLSTEMIVAMLAEG, via the coding sequence ATGGCATCCATCAAACCATCAGTACCCCGCGGAACCCGCGATTTTTCGCCCACCGAAATGGTGAAGCGTAACTATATTTTTGATACCATTAAAAGTGTATTCCGTAAATACGGCTACCAACAAATTGAAACTCCCGCAATGGAGAATCTTTCAACCTTAATGGGTAAGTATGGCGATGAAGGCGATAAGCTGATATTTAAGATACTGAATAGCGGGGATTTTCTTTCGAAAGTGGATGCTCAAAAACTAAGTGCGCATAACTCACAGCAAATCATTGCTGATATCTCTGAAAAAGCCCTGCGTTATGACCTTACCGTGCCCTTCGCCCGTTACGTGGTGATGCACCAAAACGAAATCACATTTCCATTCAAACGCTTCCAGGTGCAGCCGGTTTGGCGTGCCGACAGGCCGCAGAAAGGCCGCTACCGCGAGTTTTATCAATGCGATGCCGACGTGGTAGGCTCCGACTCGCTACTCAACGAAGCCGAGTTTGTGCTCATCTATGATGAAGCCCTGAGCAATTTGGGTTTAAAGGATTTTACCATCAAAATTAATAACCGCAAAATATTATCGGGCATAGCCGAGGTGATCGATAAACCCGATCAGATTATCGACCTGACCGTCGCCATTGATAAACTTGACAAAATAGGGTTAGACGGCGTAATTAAAGAACTGAACGAAAAGGGCTTTACCGATACCGACATCAGCAAACTGAAACCTGTTATTTTGCTGGAAGGATCGAACGAAGAAAAGCTGGCAAGCTTACGCCAGGCGCTTCAAAACTCGGCCATAGGTTTAAAAGGATGCGATGAGATAGAAAGCATTTTTAACTACCTCAAAAGCTTTAACCTGCAAAAGGCTACCGTTGAGCTGGATATTACCCTGGCCCGTGGCCTCAACTATTATACAGGTGCCATTTTTGAAGTAAAAACCAACGAGGTTGCCATGGGCAGCATCGGCGGTGGTGGCCGGTATGATGATCTTACCGGGATGTTTGGCTTAAAAGGCCTTACCGGGGCCGGTATATCCTTCGGGGCCGACAGGATCTATGATGTGCTGGAAGAATTAAAACTTTTCCCCGATGCTGCAGGCCAAACTACCCAGGTGCTGATTTGCTGTTTTGATAACGATGGTGAAACTTATGCTTTACCTTTTTTACAGGAATTGCGCAGTCGTGAAATCCGCTCTGAGCTATATCCCGCCGGATCAAAAATGAAAAAGCAGCTGGACTATGCCAATGCCAAACAGATCCCTTATGTGATTGTGATTGGCAGTGATGAAATGGAAAGCGGTTTGCTGTCGTTCAAAAACATGCTTACCGGCGATCAGGAAAAACTATCCACAGAGATGATTGTGGCGATGCTGGCAGAGGGGTAA
- a CDS encoding alpha/beta fold hydrolase — protein MIKRLFLAMILVIAVIRMSLAQDSLSITLENVKYPYPVQFLPLKIEGQDVRMAYMDVKPAGVANGRVVILFHGKNFGGYYWTNVIKALTARGYRVIVPDQIGFGKSSKPFIHYSFHQFARNNHQLLDSLGIKKVTVLGHSMGGMLATRFTLMYPEMVEKLLLEDPIGLEDYRTFVPYTSAEQDYQTELKTTYQSVKKYYQTSYFTQWKPQYDELVRIGAGVTGSADFPRYAKVAALTFEMIYEQPVCYEFGLIKVPTVLFIGKQDKTIVGKALLKPEVQAQHGQYAILGPETAKKIPGCKLIEFDNCGHIPHWEVPELFLKALVDNL, from the coding sequence ATGATAAAAAGACTTTTTTTGGCGATGATATTGGTAATAGCGGTTATCCGGATGAGTTTGGCCCAGGATTCGCTATCCATCACGCTCGAGAATGTCAAGTATCCTTACCCGGTTCAATTTCTGCCTTTAAAAATTGAAGGGCAGGATGTGCGTATGGCCTATATGGATGTGAAGCCAGCGGGCGTGGCCAATGGGAGAGTGGTGATCTTGTTCCACGGTAAAAACTTCGGCGGCTACTATTGGACTAACGTGATCAAAGCCTTAACCGCCAGGGGCTACCGGGTAATTGTGCCGGACCAGATTGGTTTCGGTAAATCGTCGAAGCCTTTTATTCATTATAGCTTTCATCAGTTTGCACGCAACAATCATCAACTGCTGGATAGCCTCGGCATAAAAAAGGTAACGGTATTGGGCCATTCAATGGGCGGGATGCTCGCCACGCGCTTCACACTAATGTATCCGGAAATGGTAGAGAAACTGTTGCTTGAAGACCCTATCGGCCTCGAAGATTACCGCACTTTTGTACCCTATACAAGCGCAGAGCAGGATTACCAGACAGAATTGAAAACCACCTATCAAAGCGTAAAAAAGTATTACCAAACATCCTACTTTACCCAATGGAAACCGCAGTATGATGAGCTGGTGCGCATAGGCGCCGGAGTAACAGGCAGTGCCGATTTCCCGCGATATGCCAAAGTAGCGGCCCTTACTTTCGAGATGATTTATGAACAGCCGGTTTGCTATGAGTTTGGATTGATTAAGGTACCTACGGTATTGTTCATCGGCAAGCAGGATAAAACCATTGTTGGTAAAGCCTTATTAAAACCCGAAGTGCAGGCACAGCACGGCCAATATGCCATCCTCGGTCCCGAAACGGCTAAAAAAATCCCCGGATGTAAGTTGATTGAATTTGACAATTGCGGCCATATTCCGCATTGGGAGGTGCCTGAATTGTTTTTAAAGGCTTTGGTGGATAATTTGTAG